The following coding sequences are from one Culex quinquefasciatus strain JHB chromosome 1, VPISU_Cqui_1.0_pri_paternal, whole genome shotgun sequence window:
- the LOC6040435 gene encoding transcription factor SPT20 homolog isoform X2 — MQLMRLVCVFALLLTLVAATSSTDSNDSKDVDSDLKRIRIDPALRKALLRALRHLKERQEEESDVLNTTEENFATTILDEILEESTSSQDRSPNVKYYTAETETDNGENEIIKTIIITKPKTTLTPPKEDYARDAVPDPIKERENELIDSNQVARSVVSGSANALGESKDDKAADDKKISVVTAASGSSTTAEVTPTVTTVTPTTTTTKGPTHNSDGENIEKVKSEDVKIYQAPLVAAFTVQQDQLGVPRNVIPLLQSLPKKNPVEFKQSTPMVSTSHPVAQLQPVQNSPQAPATVPTPIPLNTQALEEKTRILEQQLVTLQTQQRIQEQLFRSKILQEQQLILQQQQQLQQERARLEEETRRRLQRFEEEQNLFRQKQIQFQQQQFKIQQQQSFKQFPAQQNPQQSFPQQQNQQQQFTQQQQQQQFAQQQNQQQQQFTQQQNQQQQQFAQQQSQQQQQFTQQQSQQLQFPQQQNPQQPFQHQQLPHLQQHQQFQQQQIPPPPQPQFNLELPRNSPAVQFIPSVSLPGKAIPISVEQQLPFKEPVNFQPNNQAKPNTVVEQVKSISPPAQQFPIIPPSPPQLSKQQLLPLKPFQPFNVNPAPAPLPLQAPLPIDQQLPGLQRTRVFRHETGTGNFGFSQALPHQQSNAPFRPSQPIPLFQQNNGFTPLRNDNQLQNLLVQSGITSRSAEDFNIITKVLALNHGIPQSSSQQMFAKLSPEQQLLFRKK, encoded by the coding sequence ATGAGGCTGGTGTGCGTTTTTGCCCTGCTGTTGACCCTGGTCGCAGCCACATCTAGCACCGACTCGAACGACTCCAAAGATGTGGACAGTGACCTGAAACGGATACGAATAGATCCGGCGTTACGCAAAGCGTTGCTTCGGGCGTTGCGCCATCTAAAGGAACGACAAGAGGAGGAGAGCGACGTGCTGAACACGACCGAGGAGAACTTTGCGACCACCATTTTGGATGAGATCCTGGAGGAGAGTACCAGCAGCCAAGACCGAAGTCCCAACGTCAAGTACTACACCGCTGAAACGGAGACGGACAATGGGGAAAACGAGATCATTAAGACTATCATCATCACGAAACCGAAAACGACTCTAACCCCGCCGAAGGAGGACTATGCCCGTGATGCCGTCCCAGATCCAATCAAGGAACGCGAGAACGAGCTTATCGATTCGAACCAAGTTGCCCGCAGCGTTGTGTCCGGATCGGCCAACGCACTTGGAGAATCTAAGGATGACAAAGCGGCGGATGATAAGAAGATTTCGGTAGTCACCGCTGCATCGGGTAGCAGTACAACGGCTGAGGTTACACCTACCGTGACCACTGTCACTCCTACGACCACTACAACCAAGGGACCCACTCACAACTCTGACGGCGAAAACATCGAAAAGGTCAAGAGCGAAGACGTCAAGATCTACCAAGCTCCACTGGTTGCGGCCTTCACCGTTCAGCAGGATCAACTCGGCGTTCCACGTAACGTGATCCCACTTCTACAATCTCTTCCCAAGAAGAACCCCGTTGAATTCAAGCAATCCACCCCAATGGTCTCCACATCTCATCCGGTCGCACAGCTCCAGCCTGTGCAGAATTCACCTCAAGCACCGGCCACCGTTCCCACGCCAATCCCCCTCAACACACAAGCGCTCGAGGAAAAGACTCGTATCCTGGAACAACAACTGGTTACCCTGCAAACCCAACAACGCATCCAGGAACAGCTGTTTCGCTCCAAGATCCTCCAGGAACAGCAGTTGATtctgcagcaacagcagcaactgCAACAGGAGAGAGCACGCCTCGAAGAGGAAACACGTCGCCGCCTGCAGAGATTCGAAGAAGAGCAAAACTTGTTCCGCCAGAAACAGATTCAATTCCAGCAGCAACAGTTTAAGATCCAGCAACAGCAGTCCTTCAAGCAGTTCCCAGCTCAGCAAAACCCACAGCAATCGTTCCCCCAGCAGCAGAATCAACAACAACAGTTCActcagcaacagcagcaacaacagttCGCTCAGCAACAGaatcagcaacaacaacagttcACTCAGCAACAaaatcagcaacaacaacagtttGCTCAACAGCAaagtcaacaacaacaacagttcACTCAGCAGCAAAGTCAACAACTACAATTCCCTCAGCAGCAGAATCCGCAACAGCCCTTCCAGCATCAGCAGCTTCCCCACCTGCAACAACACCAACaattccagcagcagcagattccACCTCCACCGCAGCCACAGTTCAACCTTGAGCTTCCCCGCAACTCCCCCGCCGTCCAGTTCATCCCAAGTGTTTCCCTGCCTGGCAAAGCGATCCCAATTTCGGTGGAACAACAGCTTCCATTCAAGGAACCTGTCAACTTCCAGCCAAACAACCAGGCCAAGCCCAACACCGTTGTCGAGCAGGTCAAATCGATCAGTCCCCCTGCCCAACAGTTCCCAATCATTCCGCCGTCCCCTCCCCAGCTGTCCAAGCAGCAGCTGCTTCCTCTGAAGCCCTTCCAACCGTTCAACGTGAACCCCGCTCCAGCTCCTCTGCCCCTGCAAGCTCCGCTTCCCATCGATCAACAGCTGCCCGGACTGCAGCGCACCCGCGTGTTCCGCCACGAAACCGGAACCGGTAACTTCGGTTTCAGCCAAGCCCTTCCCCACCAACAGTCCAACGCTCCCTTCCGGCCCTCGCAACCGATCCCACTCTTCCAGCAGAACAACGGCTTCACGCCGCTACGCAACGACAACCAGCTCCAGAACCTGCTCGTTCAATCCGGCATCACCTCCCGCTCGGCGGAAGATTTCAACATCATCACCAAGGTCCTAGCCCTGAACCACGGCATCCCGCAGTCCTCCTCGCAGCAAATGTTCGCCAAGCTTAGTCCCGAGCAGCAGTTGCTGTTCCGGAAGAAGTGA
- the LOC6040435 gene encoding transcription factor SPT20 homolog isoform X1, which produces MQLITLNKMRLVCVFALLLTLVAATSSTDSNDSKDVDSDLKRIRIDPALRKALLRALRHLKERQEEESDVLNTTEENFATTILDEILEESTSSQDRSPNVKYYTAETETDNGENEIIKTIIITKPKTTLTPPKEDYARDAVPDPIKERENELIDSNQVARSVVSGSANALGESKDDKAADDKKISVVTAASGSSTTAEVTPTVTTVTPTTTTTKGPTHNSDGENIEKVKSEDVKIYQAPLVAAFTVQQDQLGVPRNVIPLLQSLPKKNPVEFKQSTPMVSTSHPVAQLQPVQNSPQAPATVPTPIPLNTQALEEKTRILEQQLVTLQTQQRIQEQLFRSKILQEQQLILQQQQQLQQERARLEEETRRRLQRFEEEQNLFRQKQIQFQQQQFKIQQQQSFKQFPAQQNPQQSFPQQQNQQQQFTQQQQQQQFAQQQNQQQQQFTQQQNQQQQQFAQQQSQQQQQFTQQQSQQLQFPQQQNPQQPFQHQQLPHLQQHQQFQQQQIPPPPQPQFNLELPRNSPAVQFIPSVSLPGKAIPISVEQQLPFKEPVNFQPNNQAKPNTVVEQVKSISPPAQQFPIIPPSPPQLSKQQLLPLKPFQPFNVNPAPAPLPLQAPLPIDQQLPGLQRTRVFRHETGTGNFGFSQALPHQQSNAPFRPSQPIPLFQQNNGFTPLRNDNQLQNLLVQSGITSRSAEDFNIITKVLALNHGIPQSSSQQMFAKLSPEQQLLFRKK; this is translated from the coding sequence ATGAGGCTGGTGTGCGTTTTTGCCCTGCTGTTGACCCTGGTCGCAGCCACATCTAGCACCGACTCGAACGACTCCAAAGATGTGGACAGTGACCTGAAACGGATACGAATAGATCCGGCGTTACGCAAAGCGTTGCTTCGGGCGTTGCGCCATCTAAAGGAACGACAAGAGGAGGAGAGCGACGTGCTGAACACGACCGAGGAGAACTTTGCGACCACCATTTTGGATGAGATCCTGGAGGAGAGTACCAGCAGCCAAGACCGAAGTCCCAACGTCAAGTACTACACCGCTGAAACGGAGACGGACAATGGGGAAAACGAGATCATTAAGACTATCATCATCACGAAACCGAAAACGACTCTAACCCCGCCGAAGGAGGACTATGCCCGTGATGCCGTCCCAGATCCAATCAAGGAACGCGAGAACGAGCTTATCGATTCGAACCAAGTTGCCCGCAGCGTTGTGTCCGGATCGGCCAACGCACTTGGAGAATCTAAGGATGACAAAGCGGCGGATGATAAGAAGATTTCGGTAGTCACCGCTGCATCGGGTAGCAGTACAACGGCTGAGGTTACACCTACCGTGACCACTGTCACTCCTACGACCACTACAACCAAGGGACCCACTCACAACTCTGACGGCGAAAACATCGAAAAGGTCAAGAGCGAAGACGTCAAGATCTACCAAGCTCCACTGGTTGCGGCCTTCACCGTTCAGCAGGATCAACTCGGCGTTCCACGTAACGTGATCCCACTTCTACAATCTCTTCCCAAGAAGAACCCCGTTGAATTCAAGCAATCCACCCCAATGGTCTCCACATCTCATCCGGTCGCACAGCTCCAGCCTGTGCAGAATTCACCTCAAGCACCGGCCACCGTTCCCACGCCAATCCCCCTCAACACACAAGCGCTCGAGGAAAAGACTCGTATCCTGGAACAACAACTGGTTACCCTGCAAACCCAACAACGCATCCAGGAACAGCTGTTTCGCTCCAAGATCCTCCAGGAACAGCAGTTGATtctgcagcaacagcagcaactgCAACAGGAGAGAGCACGCCTCGAAGAGGAAACACGTCGCCGCCTGCAGAGATTCGAAGAAGAGCAAAACTTGTTCCGCCAGAAACAGATTCAATTCCAGCAGCAACAGTTTAAGATCCAGCAACAGCAGTCCTTCAAGCAGTTCCCAGCTCAGCAAAACCCACAGCAATCGTTCCCCCAGCAGCAGAATCAACAACAACAGTTCActcagcaacagcagcaacaacagttCGCTCAGCAACAGaatcagcaacaacaacagttcACTCAGCAACAaaatcagcaacaacaacagtttGCTCAACAGCAaagtcaacaacaacaacagttcACTCAGCAGCAAAGTCAACAACTACAATTCCCTCAGCAGCAGAATCCGCAACAGCCCTTCCAGCATCAGCAGCTTCCCCACCTGCAACAACACCAACaattccagcagcagcagattccACCTCCACCGCAGCCACAGTTCAACCTTGAGCTTCCCCGCAACTCCCCCGCCGTCCAGTTCATCCCAAGTGTTTCCCTGCCTGGCAAAGCGATCCCAATTTCGGTGGAACAACAGCTTCCATTCAAGGAACCTGTCAACTTCCAGCCAAACAACCAGGCCAAGCCCAACACCGTTGTCGAGCAGGTCAAATCGATCAGTCCCCCTGCCCAACAGTTCCCAATCATTCCGCCGTCCCCTCCCCAGCTGTCCAAGCAGCAGCTGCTTCCTCTGAAGCCCTTCCAACCGTTCAACGTGAACCCCGCTCCAGCTCCTCTGCCCCTGCAAGCTCCGCTTCCCATCGATCAACAGCTGCCCGGACTGCAGCGCACCCGCGTGTTCCGCCACGAAACCGGAACCGGTAACTTCGGTTTCAGCCAAGCCCTTCCCCACCAACAGTCCAACGCTCCCTTCCGGCCCTCGCAACCGATCCCACTCTTCCAGCAGAACAACGGCTTCACGCCGCTACGCAACGACAACCAGCTCCAGAACCTGCTCGTTCAATCCGGCATCACCTCCCGCTCGGCGGAAGATTTCAACATCATCACCAAGGTCCTAGCCCTGAACCACGGCATCCCGCAGTCCTCCTCGCAGCAAATGTTCGCCAAGCTTAGTCCCGAGCAGCAGTTGCTGTTCCGGAAGAAGTGA